One window of the Leishmania panamensis strain MHOM/PA/94/PSC-1 chromosome 12 sequence genome contains the following:
- a CDS encoding alkaline-phosphatase-like protein (TriTrypDB/GeneDB-style sysID: LpmP.12.0600), with protein MFGESYVDDGASRAVQAGSRKSTPIELRAPNPAGAVPGGTDRPQQHLRSVKEIIKTLDEEHEISGPKGGCCSRIVVPLLTACMIIAIFTAIVYTNGTGSNVGASPRVAVIVLEGFSGTVFHALMQSGVHIPNIAHLLSSQSGVWAECSTSAQSSCARAVVVENDTSVEAYVSAAAAMTSLFSGMPPRAHQVYNGSLEGMSTYATTSKMYPSIAKRVKDAGMKVSVVGTSHVINSLSFVSGSCSQPGVLDVECAASQAELLRSSIDEYSGSVQLDCLAQSSCNMDTRKMSSPTNPQSCSGGQAEAQFARQLNSIFGGLAYSTPTQGTATQNTVADNLDDSLFVFHFDALAVRVASAYLPEFQYSASSKEYVAQVYLLDALVGQVISYVRDRSRSQKENWLILGVSNHGGSGKRYDTPLSLSPENTIAFFMATYTSNAKRSVTLAPLQRPVTQLDVLPTVLTWLNVAPYDVGTNAVIAGTNTTAASPAVMAHVAERIHLEGLVQGICSPGTSLKDCGS; from the coding sequence ATGTTCGGCGAATCATACGTTGACGACGGGGCCTCGCGGGCGGTGCAAGCGGGTAGCCGGAAGAGCACGCCCATTGAGTTACGTGCCCCGAATCCCGCGGGCGCCGTTCCTGGTGGCACGGACAggccccagcagcacctaCGCTCTGTGAAGGAAATTATTAAGACGCTGGATGAAGAGCACGAGATCAGCGGCCCCAAgggcggctgctgctctcgcatCGTCGTTCCACTTCTTACGGCTTGCATGATCATTGCCATCTTTACAGCCATCGTCTACACAAACGGTACCGGATCGAACGTCGGGGCCTCCCCACGTGTGGCGGTCATCGTGCTGGAGGGGTTCTCAGGCACCGTCTTCCACGCTCTCATGCAGTCTGGTGTGCACATACCGAACATCGCGCACCTGCTCTCCTCACAGAGTGGTGTGTGGGCTGAGTGCTCGACGAGTGCTCAGTCTAGTTGCGCCCGTGCTGTGGTGGTAGAAAACGACACCTCTGTGGAGGCGTACGTGAGTGCAGCGGCCGCGATGACgtccctcttctctggtATGCCACCACGCGCGCACCAGGTGTACAATGGAAGCCTGGAAGGTATGTCAACGTACGCAACCACTTCCAAAATGTACCCGAGTATCGCGAAGCGCGTGAAGGATGCGGGGATGAAGGTGTCGGTGGTGGGCACCTCGCACGTCATCAACTCTCTCAGCTTTGTCTCTGGCAGCTGCTCTCAGCCGGGTGTGCTCGACGTGGAGTGCGCTGCATCACAAGCCGAGCTGTTGCGGTCGAGCATCGACGAGTACTCGGGCAGCGTGCAGCTGGACTGCCTGGCGCAATCCTCGTGCAACATGGACACGCGCAAGATGAGTTCACCGACGAACccgcagagctgcagtggcggccaAGCCGAGGCGCAGTTCGCGCGCCAGCTGAACAGCATATTCGGCGGTCTCGCCTACTCGACCCCGACGCAGGGGACCGCCACGCAAAACACGGTCGCCGACAACCTGGACGACTCCCTCTTTGTCTTCCACTTCGACGCACTGGCGGTGCGGGTGGCTAGTGCCTACCTGCCGGAGTTCCAGtacagcgcctcctccaagGAATATGTCGCGCAGGTGTACCTGCTAGATGCATTGGTGGGTCAGGTGATCAGCTACGTGCGCGACCGCTCTCGTAGCCAGAAGGAGAATTGGCTTATCCTCGGGGTCTCCAATcacggtggcagtggcaagCGGTACGATACCccactttccctctcccccgagAATACGATCGCTTTCTTCATGGCGACCTACACCAGCAACGCAAAGCGCTCTGTGACGCTGGCGCCGCTCCAGCGGCCAGTTACGCAGCTCGACGTGCTACCGACAGTGCTGACGTGGCTGAACGTAGCGCCGTACGACGTGGGGACGAACGCCGTGATCGCTGGCACGAATACGACAGCGGCGAGCccggcggtgatggcgcaTGTGGCGGAGCGGATACACTTAGAAGGCCTTGTGCAGGGCATCTGCTCCCCTGGCACCTCTCTGAAGGACTGCGGGTCGTAA
- a CDS encoding hypothetical protein (TriTrypDB/GeneDB-style sysID: LpmP.12.0610) → MDAVAVQCARRGLTSAATWLSEVSLHALPSLLSAPLLACSHCGSDGNSLCRLLHTVIDLDSAAFNGHAIAGGRHATSPVGASVHARWQRLHRVALGHFTKGEYQRCHHLILHEVMRNTAIGSDCGAPLSSATGGTCSMPAGEASGNGGGLSLPPPEVVRGFRTTTLPSLLQFLSLYALFMDGVKSKQLSNNAAQGGSADGSGMGRSGPQRALHPHARVLRAYLLEAMRNPVNMLNLPSSSNNDSEQQHGDEAALHAAQGGALSGAHHTPSTKRPWTTSSALWVASSTVVGAAATGEPAVMPTGASASRPATAQPAGYMHDTVSPNTAASSIFLNASPAGSPAAKTAVRGGAADIAPTSPLLRVDPYLSWLMGVVLRELRMRQESATFLLAAVSVNPLLRCAWEDLACLVSREAQLGDLEVALDGLEPFFMADIFAAEVRGLLGVTPVASARLRIAAAAASAPSDGSTPSPEGPHLMATSANAMSDVFLASTSPPCSALPEGDATTTTTTTAKAGMRISPPSRTNAGATPPLLAAAPSNAWECFSLLFPDTPFFLSQLAHFYYHQRNRLDKAEALYQRIRVIDPHYLAILYDYSNVLYTKRDRLGLSSLAQSVYQADAFRAETNFTVGNYYVLLGQHDRAALHFHRATAIDPQCAEAWLLLGHAYVEVKNTTAAVEAYRTAVELNERDYRGWYNLGQIYELLEAYHHALYYYWHTTSLRPADPGMWVAVANCLEHDGRIAESIACLERAETYDSSSSPSYPAYVRRIATHHISNSSYTRACVYLEKLAQSPAASAEDLLLALPFIVQHYVQRARSSIEGFARSPSHDMVLFSPSANSMPLMTSPTLGAVAAGRTALHHARAAAALQHLNKAEEHLSTMAELVMPSGHNSASNEDAASISATLSAAGEGGQDGTESSVPQRAAEDGPNSRRTLQLRSGPATSTPVSASSSAALAAVAASTAPSVGDMPPVAFVRSRHQDICMLRAQAMHLLQIRARAGGSPLPAAASASAATQSASSPAQQPQPQQQRHGSPLVPRCRASEG, encoded by the coding sequence ATGGATGCTGTTGCAGTTCAGTGCGCGCGGCGCGGTCTCACAAGTGCAGCAACGTGGCTGAGTGAGGTGAGCCTGCACGCACTAccgtcgctgctctccgccccgctgctggcgtgctcacactgcggcagcgatgggAACTCCCTttgccgccttcttcacACCGTGATAGATTTGGATAGCGCTGCGTTCAACGGTCACGCCATAGCCGGAGGTAGGCATGCCACCTCCCCTGTCGGCGCCTCTGTACACGCCAGATGGCAGCGTCTGCACCGAGTCGCGCTGGGGCACTTCACCAAGGGTGAGTATCAGCGCTGCCATCATCTCATCTTGCACGAGGTGATGCGCAACACGGCTATTGGCAGTGACTGCGGcgcacccctctcttcgGCAACGGGGGGGACGTGCTCCATGCCGGCGGGTGAGGCATCTGGAAATGGAGGGGGCCTCTCCTTGCCTCCACCGGAGGTGGTCCGCGGGTTCCGCACAACGACGctgccttccctcctccagTTCCTCAGCCTATACGCCCTCTTCATGGATGGCGTGAAGTCCAAGCAACTGAGTAATAACGCTGCCCAGGGAGGCAGCGCAGATGGTAGCGGCATGGGTCGCAGTGGCCCGCAGCGAGCACTGCACCCACATGCACGAGTGCTGCGTGCCTACCTGCTCGAAGCGATGCGCAACCCAGTGAACATGCTAAACCTGCCGAGCTCTAGTAACAACGACTCCGAACAGCAGCATGGCGACGAGGCAGCACTACACGCTGCTCAGGGAGGGGCTCTTTCAGGCGCTCACCACACGCCGAGCACCAAGCGCCCGTGGACGACATCTAGCGCGTTGTGggtggcgagcagcaccgtggtaggggcagcggcaaccGGAGAACCTGCTGTGATGCCCACaggcgcctctgcctctcgaCCTGCGACAGCACAGCCGGCTGGCTACATGCATGACACAGTCTCTCCTAACACGGCCGCCTCGTCCATCTTCTTGAACGCCTCGCCAGCCGGCTCTCCAGCCGCCAAGACGGCGgtacgaggaggcgcagcagacaTAGCACCTACATCACCCCTGTTACGTGTGGATCCATACTTGTCGTGGCTGATGGGTGTGGTGCTACGGGAACTTCGCATGCGCCAGGAGAGTGCGACATttctgctggcggcggtgagcgTCAACCCACTACTGCGGTGCGCCTGGGAAGACCTCGCGTGCCTCGTGAGCCGTGAGGCGCAGCTCGGGGATCTGGAGGTCGCTCTGGATGGGCTGGAGCCCTTTTTCATGGCGGACATCTTCGCTGCCGAGGTGCGGGGGCTGCTAGGGGTAACGCCGGTGGCATCGGCGCGACTgcgcatcgccgctgcggccgcctcAGCTCCAAGCGACGGGTCCACTCCGTCGCCAGAAGGGCCACACCTGATGGCGACGTCAGCAAACGCCATGAGCGACGTCTTCCTTGCCTCAACTTCGCCGCCTTGTTCTGCACTGCCCGAAGGagacgccaccaccactaccaccacgaCCGCCAAAGCAGGCATGCGCATCTCGCCACCGTCGAGAACCAACGCcggcgcaacgccgcccctcctcgccgccgcgccgtccAACGCGTGGGAGTGCTTCTCGTTACTGTTCCCCGACACGCCGTTCTTCCTCAGCCAGCTTGCACACTTCTATTACCACCAACGCAACCGTCTCGAtaaggcggaggcgctctACCAGCGCATTCGTGTCATCGACCCGCACTACCTCGCTATCTTGTACGACTACTCGAATGTGCTTTACACGAAGCGCGACCGTCTGGGTCTCAGCAGCCTCGCCCAGTCGGTCTACCAGGCGGACGCGTTCCGGGCAGAGACGAACTTCACTGTGGGGAACTACTACGTGCTGCTCGGCCAACACGATCGAGCTGCGTTGCACTTCCATCGCGCGACCGCGATCGACCCACAGTGCGCTGAGGCATGGCTGCTACTTGGGCACGCCTACGTGGAGGTGAAAAACACGACAGCCGCTGTGGAGGCGTACCGGACAGCGGTCGAGCTAAACGAGCGCGATTACCGCGGCTGGTACAACCTGGGGCAGATCTACGAGTTGCTGGAGGCGTACCACCACGCCCTCTACTACTATTGGCACACCACATCGCTGCGGCCGGCAGATCCGGGGAtgtgggtggcggtggccaACTGCTTGGAGCATGACGGTCGCATTGCCGAGAGCATCGCCTGCCTCGAGCGTGCAGAGACGTACGACTCGAGCTCCTCGCCCAGCTACCCGGCGTACGTGCGGCGGATCGCTACGCACCACATCTCCAACTCGAGCTACACCCGTGCCTGCGTGTATCTGGAGAAGCTTGCGCAAAGCCCCGCGGCGTCGGCAGAGGATCTGCTCCTCGCCCTTCCCTTCATCGTTCAGCATTACGTGCAGCGAGCGCGGAGCTCAATCGAGGGGTTTGCACGCTCCCCAAGCCACGACATGGTACTCTTCTCGCCAAGTGCGAATAGTATGCCGCTGATGACGTCTCCGACATTgggcgcggtggcagcgggcCGGACTGCCCTTCACcatgcacgcgctgctgcggcactgcagcaccttaACAAGGCCGAAGAGCATCTCAGTACCATGGCGGAGCTGGTGATGCCATCCGGCCacaacagcgccagcaaCGAGGATGCAGCCTCGATTTCTGCAACGTTGTCTGCGGCTGGCGAGGGCGGGCAAGACGGCACAGAGAGCAGCGTGCCGCAGAGAGCTGCCGAGGATGGGCCTAATAGTCGACGGACACTTCAGTTACGCAGCGGTCCTGCCACCAGCACCCCCGTCTCCGCGTCATCTTCTGcagccctcgctgccgtcgcagcaTCCACAGCGCCGAGTGTGGGTGATATGCCACCAGTGGCGTTTGTTCGCAGTCGTCACCAAGACATCTGCATGCTGAGAGCACAGGCAATGCATCTTCTTCAGATCAGAGCACGCGCAGGCGGTTCACCTCTCCCCGCGGCAGCATCCGCCTCTGCGGCGACGCAGTCGGCATCTtcgccagcgcagcaaccgcaaccacagcagcagcggcacgggAGTCCGCTTGTGCCGCGTTGTCGTGCGTCTGAAGGTTGA